TCGCCAATCGTCGCACCCGCTATAACTATAGTTTGCAGCGCGCCGTCGAGCTGAGTCAGGCATTAAACAAACCGTTGCTGGTTTTCGAGGCGTTGCGCTGCGGCTACGAATGGGCCAGCGACCGCCTGCATCAATTTGTCCTACAGGGTATGGCTGCAAATCAGAAAAGTCTCAAAGATTCTGCCGCCACCTATTATTGCTATGTCGAGCCTGAAGCTGGTCATGGTTCGGGGCTGTTGAAAGCACTGGCTACGAACGCGTGTGCCGTCATCACCGATGACTTTCCCTGCTTCTTCATCCCCCGCATGCTGGAGCAGGTTGCACCACGGTTGCCTGTCAGTCTGGAAGCCATTGATTCGAACGGCCTGTTACCTATGCGAGCGGCTTCCCAGGTTTTCCCGACCGCCTACTCCTTTCGTCGATACTTGCACAAGAAGCTGCCGGCGCATTTGTTGGAGCGTCCACAGACCAATCCCCTGGCCCGCATCAAGCTGCCTCCGCTCAAGCAGATCCCGACGAAGATCCTTGAACGCTGGCCGCAGGCTACTGAGAAAACATTGCAGGCAACGCCGGAAACGCTGGCTGAGTTCCCCATTGACCATCAGGTCGGCCCCTCCGTGTTTCAGGGAGGCATGGACGCTGCGAAATCCAGGTTAAAGCAGTTTCTCGACAAACGTTTCGACCGCTATCTCGATGAACGAAATTTGCCTGAAGAGGACGTCACCAGCGGCTTCTCTCCCTATCTGCACTTCGGCCACATTTCGGCGCATGAAATTTTTGACCAGATCATCAACTGCGAACACTGGACGATAGAGAAAGTGCTAGATCAGAAAGCCACCGGGAAGCGGGCCGGCTGGTGGAACATGAGCGAAACCGCCGAAGCCTTTCTCGATCAACTCATCACCTGGCGCGAACTGGGATATAATATGTGCTGGCAGCGTGCCGATTATGATCAATATGAGTCACTACCCGACTGGGCACAAAAAACATTGGAAGAGCACGCCCGCGATCCGCGTGATCCCTGTTATACGCGGGAAGAATTTGAAAATGCAGAGACGCATGACGAACTATGGAATGCTGCCCAGACACAACTCGTCACCGAAGGCCGCCTGCATAATTACATGCGCATGGTCTGGGGCAAAAAAATTCTGCACTGGTCCGTCTCACCGCAAGAAGCACTGCAGACGATGATTTATCTCAACAACAAATACGCCGTAGACGGTCGCAATCCGAATTCTTACAGCGGCATTTTCTGGTGTCTCGGCCGATATGATCGTGCCTGGGGGCCGGAACGACCTATCTTCGGAAAAATCCGCTATATGTGCAGCAAAAACACGGCTCGTAAATTCAGCGTGTCCGGTTATCTCGAACGCTATTGCCGGGAATCGCGCCAGGGGCAATTGTTCGATTGATCTCTGGCTCACAATCACTACACTGTCTTTAAATATAAAGATTGACGTCTGCGATTTCTCTTGTCGAAATGCTTTCCATTTGGAGCCCGGTTGTGTCCAAAGACCTTTTTCGAGGGACCGTCCCCTATTACTCACGCTACCGTGTACCCTATCCCGAACCGCTGCTGGCAAAGATTCGTACCAAATCCGCTCTTTCTGGCCAGGGTTCTCTGCTGGACCTGGGTTGTGGCACGGGAGAAATCGCACTACGCATGGCCCCGTTTTTTCGTGACGTCACCGCAGTGGACATCGATCCGGAAATGTTAGCTGCTGCAGAGCAGAAAGCCCAGAAACGGGGAATTGAAACAATACAGTGGCTCAATCAATCTGCCGAGCAGTTTTCTGCAGACACTGATTCCTTTGAGCTGGTAACAATCGGCGCGGCCTTTCATTGGATGGACCGACGTACCATCGCAGAGCGAGTGCGTGAATGGCTACAGCCGGGGAAACCGCTGGTCGTTTTAGGTTACACCAGTATCTGGAGTGGCACTGCCGACTGGCTACCTCTTGTGCAGACGGTGATCAAAAAATGGCTGGGAGAAAAACGACGTGCCGGCTCGGGAGAATTTCCTGATGCGATTGATCCTCACGAACTGGTGTTGACCAAATCCGGCTATACACTGGACGAATTCGAATACCAGCACCCTCATACTTGGACGCTCGACGAACTGATCGGCAATCTGTATTCGACTTCGTTCGCTTCCCCTGCTGTTTTAGGAGACAAGCAATCCGCGTTTGAAGCTGATCTGCGGAAAACTCTGCTCGACTATAACAGCAGCGGAACGTATCAGGAAGAAATGACATTCTACGCCTTGATAGCAACCCCGTATTAGAAACAACGAAACGCTGTAACATCAGACATTCCGTCTACTCTGACGTAGGGGCGGTCCCTATGTGCCCGCCTTGCAAGACTCAATGGTTTATTACTTTACCGATGGCACCAGATCAAACCTGCGCACGTCAATCGTGCATTTAATGTAAACACTGCGGGCGGCCACATAGGGCCGCCGCTACCGCAAATCTGCTCTTGAACCGGCACCGTCGGACAAGCCGAGCGGTGGAACACGGCAGTTGATGATAGAGTCGCGATCAACCCGACTCAGTCGTTACTTCGAGCAGGCACAGAGATCGGCTTCTTCGAAGCACTTGCACCGTCACATAGATGTAAAGATACTCGCATTCCCTGATAGTTTCCACTAACTCTGAATTGTATTCAGAGCTACCCTGTTTAATTATTTTTCCTGTATTTTCGTGTTTTTCGTGGTAGTAAAAACCGATTTTTTCACGGTAATGTGTGGCACTGCTGGCTTGCCAACAGTGAAAAGGTATACGCCGTCTAGCGCTTTTGTCCCCTTCGTAAGTTGATATCAGCCCCTTAATAAATGGGCCAGATGCCGGGAGTCGCGAGTTCGAGCACGTGGTTGTCGGGGTCGCGGAAGTAGAGACTTTCACCGCCGCGAGGCCAGCTGACGCGGCTTTCGATTTCGACTCCCTCAGTAATGAGCCGTTCTTCCCACTCTTTCAGATCGTCGCGTTCAATCGCAAAGGCGAAATGCACGGGCCCCGATCCATCGTGCGGCGGAATCACGCCCCCTTCCAGATGAGCGGCTGTATGCGTTGCACCCCGTTTAAAGATCAGGAACACACTGCGGTCACCGGCATTCATCGCGCAAAACCGCTGATCTTCGGCCATAATTTCAAACTCAAACAACCGTCGATAGAAGTCGACCGCCAGTTGCAGGTCATCCACATAAATGGCTGTTTCCAGAACGCCGTGCACTTTCACTGTTTCTACTCCCTCTCAGGCTGCCTGACTTTGCGATTCTACTTCATACTGCAGAATATCACCGGGCTGACATTCCAGAAACTCACAAATCTTTTCCAGAGTCGCAAACCGAATCCCTTTGAC
This window of the Gimesia fumaroli genome carries:
- a CDS encoding cryptochrome/DNA photolyase family protein yields the protein MNVPDIRIRQLNQAPLKGDGAYVLYWMIANRRTRYNYSLQRAVELSQALNKPLLVFEALRCGYEWASDRLHQFVLQGMAANQKSLKDSAATYYCYVEPEAGHGSGLLKALATNACAVITDDFPCFFIPRMLEQVAPRLPVSLEAIDSNGLLPMRAASQVFPTAYSFRRYLHKKLPAHLLERPQTNPLARIKLPPLKQIPTKILERWPQATEKTLQATPETLAEFPIDHQVGPSVFQGGMDAAKSRLKQFLDKRFDRYLDERNLPEEDVTSGFSPYLHFGHISAHEIFDQIINCEHWTIEKVLDQKATGKRAGWWNMSETAEAFLDQLITWRELGYNMCWQRADYDQYESLPDWAQKTLEEHARDPRDPCYTREEFENAETHDELWNAAQTQLVTEGRLHNYMRMVWGKKILHWSVSPQEALQTMIYLNNKYAVDGRNPNSYSGIFWCLGRYDRAWGPERPIFGKIRYMCSKNTARKFSVSGYLERYCRESRQGQLFD
- a CDS encoding class I SAM-dependent methyltransferase; translation: MSKDLFRGTVPYYSRYRVPYPEPLLAKIRTKSALSGQGSLLDLGCGTGEIALRMAPFFRDVTAVDIDPEMLAAAEQKAQKRGIETIQWLNQSAEQFSADTDSFELVTIGAAFHWMDRRTIAERVREWLQPGKPLVVLGYTSIWSGTADWLPLVQTVIKKWLGEKRRAGSGEFPDAIDPHELVLTKSGYTLDEFEYQHPHTWTLDELIGNLYSTSFASPAVLGDKQSAFEADLRKTLLDYNSSGTYQEEMTFYALIATPY
- a CDS encoding VOC family protein produces the protein MKVHGVLETAIYVDDLQLAVDFYRRLFEFEIMAEDQRFCAMNAGDRSVFLIFKRGATHTAAHLEGGVIPPHDGSGPVHFAFAIERDDLKEWEERLITEGVEIESRVSWPRGGESLYFRDPDNHVLELATPGIWPIY